The genome window TTAGCTTTTTGAGCTCAGCCTCTTTCTGAGCCACTTGTCGAGAAAGCTCCTCGTAGCGGCTGATAAGAGCGCTCACCCGTCTCTCCTTTTCTGAGAGGTCTCGCTCAAGCCTGGCAAGCTCCTCCATTTTCTCGGAGTATGTCTTTTCTCTTCTCATGAGATCTTCTTCCCATGACTTGAGCTTCTTTTGGAGCTCAGCTAACTCTATGCGTAGCTTTCTAAGCTCGTCGCTTTCAGCTGCAACCTTGTTAGCAAAAAGTTTAATCTCGTTTTCTTTTCTCTCAAGCTCTATCTGCTTAGTGTTGAGCTCAGTTTCCTTTTGTTTTAGAAACTCTATGTATTTGACGAGATCCCCTACTTCGGGGATCCTCGAGACAGCCTTGTTAAGCTGCTCGAAGAGCGGTGTTAAAGCCTGCTCTCGCTGTAGTAGTATCTTCTCTTTCTCCTCGAGGCGAATCCGCATCTCCTCTAATTCCTTCACCTGTTTCGATAAGCTTTCAGCTTTAGCTGAAAGCTGGGAGTATTCTTCGACTAGCTTTGTATACTTTTGAGTCTCCTCCATGAGAGACTTTACAAGATTCTCTGAGTTCGCAAAGGTTGTGCTGAGACCCTCAAGCAACTTGGCAATATTATCTAGAGATTCACGAAGCAGACCGTGAGTCTCAGAAATGCTTTCCAGTTCTGATATCACCTTCTTTAACTCTTCAAGCTTGCCTGCAGCAGCTGCAAGCTCTTCTATAGGTTTCCTCAGGCCTTGCAATTCTCTAGTTATTTCGTTAAGTTGATCGAGCTTGCCAGTTTCAGCCTTGATTTCGTCAATTGCTTTCAAGGTGATAGACAATCTCGACATCATCTCTTCTAAGTCTGCAGGGAGATCTGATAACTTGGATAAACTCTCGATGGCCGACTGTTGGTTCTGAAGTAGCTCTATGGTGTCGGCGAGCATGCCTCTCAGTTCTTCAAGAGAGGCTTGGACTTGAGCCTGAAGAGTTCTGAGAGGCGCTCTAAGAGGTTCTTGTAATGACTCAGGGATAGCGCTGAGCCTGCGGTCAATGCTGTTGAGAGCCGATTGGATCTCTACTAAGATTTTCTCGGTTGATTCTTCACGTTCCTTTGGCTTTCGTAGAAACGACATATCAGCACCTCCAGTTATTCTTGTAAAAGAGTTATAATTTAGTATCGCTTAATAAAATTCACTCTTCCTTGACCTTGCTTTCCCCTTGTTGCAAGATGTTCTTCTCCAAATATGAGAGTTTGAGGGAGAGTTCTTGAGTTGAAAGCCTAAGCTCGTTTAGCGCGGCCAGGATGTTCTCCTCCAGTCTTCCAATTCTCTGTGAAAGCTCGCTTAGAAGAACCTCCGTATCAGAGTATTTCGATCGCAGACCGCTTGTCTCAGCTTTAACGGCTGTCGTAGTATCCATTAAAACTAGTTCTACCTCTTTCAACTTGGAGATAATGGCATTAATGTCAGACTCGACTTGATGTAGAGAGTCGTATAAACGCCCAGTTTCGCTTGAAAGCTTTTCTAGAAATAAATCGAGAGAGAGTCTTATCTCGTTTTTAGTGCTTTGAGTTTCTTGTTTTAGCTCCGTTAAGGTTTTTTTGGCTTCATCCGAGAATTTCTCTCTCTCGCTTTTAAAGCTCTGGAGGTGACTTTCAAGAGAGCCCTCGAGTTCCCGGATATTTTCCTGCAGAGCTCCTACTCTAGAGTTTAGAAAGTCCAGGGTGACTTTAAGGGCGTACACGCCGTTATTAAGTCTTTGCAAAGCCGCGAGGAGAACTGCGATGTCTCCTTCCCCAACCTCTACGATTTCGATATCATCTTCTCGACGTGAGCCGGACATGAGCCCTGGTTATGATCACGAGCTACTTGAATAAATCACTATTGTTGGACAGCAGTCTCTGTGCCACCTTTTTCTTTCGCGCCACGCAAAGAATTAACCATTTTTTCGATTGTTTCCTTATCCGTCTTTGAGAAATCACTCTTGGCAGCTACCTTAGCACCCCTTTCCGAAAGTTTGTAGTAAGGTCGGTAGAGGCTTAGATAGCCTCCACCTGTCGAGTAGATAAGCTTAAGGTAGCCTTTTTTTACTAGCTCTTCCAACTTCTCGTCTAGCTGCTTGGAAAACGGAACTTGGCCTGCGAAAGTGAATCCAAGAGCTACTCCATACTCAGTTTGCAGCTTATATACTAGCTCATGGATACGTTTTCTCGATACGGCCTTGCCGTACACGTAAAAAAGGTAAAGCAGTCTCTTTTCAGCTTGATCAAGCTTTATAGGCAATTAAAAACCACCATTCGCTTTTCAAAAGTTAAAATTTAAAAATATTTCCATTCTCAACTCCGAGGTAAAGAGTGGCTGGCTGCGAAATATGCGGGAGAGCGGGTAAACTCCGCATCTGTAAAATATGTGGTAGGAAAGTATGCCCGGAGCACTTTGATGAGAAGAGAAATATTTGCGTTGCTTGCGCTGAAACGTTGTGCGAGGTTTGCGGTAACAAGCTCTCAATCGGGAACTGTGCTTACTGCGGACGATTAGTATGCGAAGACTGTTCCATGGAAATAGGTCCTGCGCTTGTGTGTAGAGAGTGTTATCAGAAAATTGAGCGACTTTCACTTAAACTTTAACTTATAGACTCCCTTTTTCTCCTCTTCGACCACTAGTCCCGCGTAATCCCCATTATATAACTTGAAATCAACCTCACTTAACCCAATCCCCGCCTTCTTTAACTCGCCCCTAAGCCTGAACAGAAGATTATCAACGGCTTTTTTCAAGAGTCCATCATAGCCTTCAAGTTCGCTCCTCCTCGATAGATATATGTTTCTAATTTTTACGCTAACGTAAAACTTCAGGATATATGATAAGTTCATCAGGACAAGTGTTGAAAGTAGAAAAATGTAGGCCAGAAAAAGTTCAAGGTTTAATAACATAAGTATTAGTGAGCCGATCATTCCTGCAAATGATGCCATAAACAGAATGTCTGCTATGGAGTCGGCCCTCTTTATCCTTGGAAAAGATTTGTCCTGTGTGGGCCAAAGGGCTATAGTTTTCAATACGATCTGAACCTCCCTCCACAAATCTCCCTCTAACCTCAACTCTGATATGTATCGCAGGGCACGGCTCGTATTAAAGAGTCTAAAAGCTCGTATTGCATCCAACTCCTCAATAAGTTCCTTTATAATTTTTGCCTTTCTACGGGATTTCTCTCTAGGCGTAAGAGACACGTATCAATTTAAAGCATCATCATTTAATACTTTGCGAAGAAACTGTCAAGAGTCTTTTGCCCTTTCGTTTCTTCCCCCTTTATAATGCGAGAAATCCTCTTGAAATCATCCTCAAGAGACGATCTCATGCCTGGGTTGTAAAGCGCGGCTGCTGGATGAAGCGTTGGAAAAACAACTAGAGACCCCCAGCTCTCCTCGACCATGAACTCCCTGCCCCTCACACCCATTATCGAATTCACAGCGCGTCCATGCATGCCTAGAACTGTCCTAGTGCTGTGTCGGCCTAGCGTTATTATCACCCTGGGCTTTATCGCCTCAAGTTGTCTTCTGAGATAGGGCAGACACGCTTTAATCTCCTCCTCGCGAGGCTCCCTGTTTCCAGGGGGACGACACTTCACGACATTCGTTATGAATACAGATTCCCGAGAGATACCATTTGAGCTCAACAATTGTGTGAGAAGCTGTCCTGCTGAGCCCACAAAAGGTCTACCCTGGACGTCCTCGCTTTGCCCCGGGGCTTCTCCTATGAAAACGACTCCACTGCAGGGGTCTCCTTCCCCGGGCACGGCATTAGTACGATTCAAGTGTAGAGGGCAGCGAGTGCATACTCTGATCTCCTCTGCTATCTTTTCAAGTTCCCGTTTTATCTCCTCACAATTCCTCGACGAGGAGCTCGGCATAATTTCTGTCTACCCTTAATTCAGCCTTGTCTCCAGTTCTAAGCGTATTAAAGGCTTCTTCACTTATTCCGGTCATCGAGGGCACACCTCCTATTACACAGCCAACTATTACTACCTCGTCCGGCTTGAGTGTAACTATTCCGGCTGGTGCTATCCCACGCCTGGCCAAGCGCAGTATGATGTAGGATCCGACTGTACTCCCCTTTGAATGGGGAAAAACCAGTATCCTATCCTTTAAGACTTCCCCGTATAAAGGATGCCCAGGTTCGGTAACCTTAGATGTTAGAGGATCCACACCGCCATAAAATGTTATGGGCTCAGGAGAGACTAAGAGTTCGGCTTTTGCTACCCCCTCCGAGACCGGATGACCAGGTATTTTCATATCTATTCACACGCCGCGAACAGAGATATAATTTACAACTACTATGTGAAAGCCATTTCTATAGCTTTTTGCCGCGAAACAAGCTTGACCTTGTAACCTTGTGCTTTGAGATAAAAGGCGGCTTTACCCGAATCGGTGATAACCTCCTTGCCAGCATATATGTTTAGGGGTGAGACGACCATACAGGTGTCGGCAAAGACATAAACATTCTTCTCCCTTAGCCTTGGCATGTATGCGCTTAACGCCTCATAGACCTCCCTACTCGTATAAAGGAAAATCTTTCTTGTAGCGGTACCATTTTCAGGTAGACGGCTGATGATGTCCATTATCTCATCTAACGAGAGGTGTGGACATCCAAGAACTATGGCTCCTTCATCGGCCCCCGAGTAATTATCTAGTGTTTCGCGGAGCATCTTGAAATCCACTTTTATTGTGTCAACCCCGCTTGCCGGATAATTTTCAGGCGAAGTCCCCTCTATGAGGACTAGCCCTGTACCCCCCGTTGCCCCGACTGCGGCTAAAAAAAGTTTAATATAGTCTAACCTCTCCTTTGATAGCTTGAGACCCCGCACAAGAGGAACCCGGTTTCCTGTAAGTGCGCCTACGAGTAGCCCTGCCACCGAATACATGTTTTGCTCCTCTACCTCCTTTGAGACACTTGTAAAATCTATGACAAGTTCTGGTCGCCTGTTCGACTCGACGTGTAAGCCGGCTAGTGGGGCTCGTCCGACAATAGCTTCGAAGAGCGCAAGGGGGCCTCCGTCACGGTTGGATCTAGCGCCTATGATGCTATTAGCGTACAGCACTGCATTACTTTCAGACCATGCAAGATGATCCCCGTAACTTATATCCTCGTAGAGATAAGGGGTACAGGTAAGCGTGGGCTTAATCCCCAGTGCTGCCAGGGCGTTTATTATTCTCATTTGTTTTTCAAAATAGCCCTTATCAACGCCCATGTTCCTCCATTGGGCTAGGTCTAAGCCAGCTGGATTCATTGAAGAGGGGACGCTTACTCTCCCACCTTTGGCTGCTAGCTCCTCCAGAAATTGGAGGCCCTCGTCTCCAATATTCTTGTACGAAATACCTGATATATGTGCGTTTTTTACCCTTACAAGCCTTTCAGCTTTAAGCGCCTCAGCCACTCTTAGAACCGTTTTCATTGCCATTGCGATAGCTTCTCCATACTCTCCGTCCAGCATTTTTTCCTCTTCAGGATCGAGGTACATACCTGATAGACAGTTATAGAGATCTCTATTAAAATAGGTTTAGGTCTTTGCCAGCTTATAGTTCTCTACAAACGCAACCAAAACCAAGACTTTAGAATTTTCGCCTCTGGTAGCCAGGCTGGAAAGCCAACCCATGAGGTTTAGAGAATAATCATTGTTGCTTATCTTCTCTATTTTCTTCTCTACTTGTTGAATGATTGTTAAACGTTAGTCTGAGGGGTGAGGTTACAGCTTTCCAAAAGACTGGAGAGTAGAAGATTTCCAGCCCTCGAGAATGCCCTCGATCCCGCTTTGGAGTTCTTCCAGCTCCCTCAGCATTACATCGATGCTGTCGAGAGCCTTCCCTTAGTCTTGCAGGATGACAGCGTAGGCCCTCAACGAGAAGAAAGATAACACCAGGAGCAAGACACAACCCCCCAGAGGAATAACCCGGGAGCCACCCCCCAGTGGTGCAGGCCGGCGAGCTTGGAGATATGAAAACCATTAAATATCGCTACGTTTCGGTCTGTTGTAGTGAGCTGGTCTAATGAAAACCTCGAGAATCATCATCCTTTTACTTACATTCCTGATATTAACAGCACATTTAACCCTGTCTGAAACATCCACTTGGAGCAGCTCCACACTTACTTTTAATGGGTTTGATCTACTGAGTATGGCTGTCAGCCCCTCCGGAAGATATTTTGCAGTAGTTCTAGGGGACAGGTCGTATTACTCGAGGACTCTAAGGATATACGACGCAAGTCTTAACGTTGTCGATACATTACAGTTATCCAGCTTTAGTGAGGTGAGTGTTTCATTCCTTAACGACACGTATTTAGTAATAGCCGAGTATATCTGGAGCTCGCAGGTTCCTTTTAGTTATATTCACCTCTTAAACCTGAAGGAGGGAAAACTATTAACGTCTCCTAAAATACCTGCGACTTATCTCCAATCGATAAACAAGGCTGTGGTTGTCGGTAGAACTCTTTACCTGCTTACACCAAGGTATCTTTTGGGACTAGATATTGATACTCTTTCGAAGACCTACATTAGGGGCTTTCTTAATAGGGGTCTTGAGCTATTAGCAATAAATCAAAGCCTATTCATACTCTCTGTTGAGACACATTGTCCGCTTTGTCTAATGCAGAACGAGAAAAATTTAACGATAGTGACGCCCAGCGGTGAAAAATCGATCACTTATTGTCATGTTTTACAAATGGTTAACCTACCAAATAATAGGGCAGGAATATTATACGATAATGGCACTCTAGCTGAATGTACTGTCCAGGGAGGGGCGCCTTTCTGTTACGGCAAAACTCAGGTGCCCGTGCCTGTAAACTTAGCCTCCGAGCCCAACTACAAGTTGCTATACGCACTTAACATCGCGGGTCTAGAGGTAAATTTGATTGTATTCAATGTGAGCGATGGTATAACAAGAAAATACCACTTACCTCTCCCATATGCAAAAGGGGATATTATTGGTCTAAGAGTTTACGATGACGGCTACTTTTTGGCCTGGGACAACGACACTATAGTGCTAGGCAGCCTCGCAGGCTTTGAGGGTATTATAAAAGCGGAAACACGGGTTATAGACGCTTTTTATGCCGGAGAAAAAATATATGTGGCTTCTCCGAACAGAGTAACAATTTTCGAGAGAAAAATACCCTCAGAACTTCATTCACTTCGACTAGACGCGTTCTCCGAGGACGGGACGCCGATAAGCAACTTCACGGTATTAATTAACGGCAAAAGGATTTCTTCAAATGACTCGTCAGTAAGCTTGTGGCTTCCCAGAGGGGTTTATAATATAACCGTGAGCTCACCTAAACACTACTCGACAACCTTTACACTAAACCTTTCCTCTGATATAAGGAAAAGCATTGTTCTGAAAAGGATAAGGTATTCTCTTATCGTCCATGCATCGACATCAACGGGAGACCAACCTGATGTGCTCGTTTACCGTGGGAACACCCCTATAGCCCGTGGAGTAGGCATCCTTAAGGTAGACCTTTTACCTGGCAATTATACGCTACAAATCAGTTATGGGAACACCTCTGTTTTGAAAAAAGTAGAACTTCTGAATTACACAGAGATTTCTATCACACTCAATACTACACCACCATTAGTTCCTGAAAAACCTCATAATCAAACTAGCACACAACCACCCATGAATAGCACGGAAGCAGAGTATATTATCATGTATGGGGAGAAAACGTGTCCGGAATGTCAACGCACTAAAGAGACTCTCCAAAAACTTTCCGTGAAAGTTTTCTTCAAGGATATTGCTGGTAATCAAACATATCTTAACGAGTACGACACCCTATACCAGTTGTGCGGAGCTGGCAATTTGAGAATAGTACCGTTAACCCTCGTCTTTAAAGGGAACAATCTTATCGCTGTAGTGGCAGGTTCTCTCCCGGCTGAAGGATGGAGTGAGGTGCTGAAAATGAATTTTTCGGGAAAGACGCTTGTCATAATGGATAATGGCGGACAAGCTTTAAGAGACCTCAACTCAACGCTTATCTATGAGATAGCAGTTAAAGGCTTAACTTCATTAAATTCGAGTTCGAAGCCCAAGGAAAACATCCTACCATTGATTTTGGTGCTCGCAGCCTCAGACTCCGTAAACCCATGCACATTCATGATTTTTGCCGTACTCGTTACGGCGGTTATGAGTTTCTCTGGAAGGAGAAAAGCTACGATTACCGCCGCTTCCTTTATTTCAGCAGTGTATATATCTTACATGACTTTAGGTCTCGGGTTAATACATTTTATAGCCTCGTTCACCTGGCTAAAATACGTAGTCGGACTTCTCTCAATAATTGCTGGTGCATATTCTCTTGCCGTCGGTACCATTGCCTGGCGGGAAGGATGCCGTGAAGATAAAAGAGCGTTCCCAAGGGGGCTCATGAGGCTGAGCGAGAGACTAAGAGGACTGGACAAGCTTAAGGATAAAGTAAACGTAGTACAGCAAAACCTCCTAACTAAGGCTCGTAGCGGAGGTATTTACGCGTCATTTCTTGCCGGGGTTCTAGTTAGTTTCACACTTCTACCGTGCAGTAGCGGACCCTACCTGGTCGCATCTTACGTCCTTTCACAGGAGGATACTGCGACAGCTATAGGAGTGCTTCTATTGTATAATCTTGTCTTTGTGCTTCCACTAGTACTGATAGCCGCTGGGGTCATAATCGGGGGAAAGCTCTTAATGATGGTGGATTTTGCAACAGTACAACTCAACGCGTTACGTAGGTGGACTGGAATACTGCTTGGAATAATCCTGGTTCTTCTAGGAGTATTTATCGTGTTCTTCCACTAGCCAATAGCAAACATTTTTGTTCTCAATTTCCTTAT of Thermofilum uzonense contains these proteins:
- a CDS encoding aconitase X swivel domain-containing protein — its product is MKIPGHPVSEGVAKAELLVSPEPITFYGGVDPLTSKVTEPGHPLYGEVLKDRILVFPHSKGSTVGSYIILRLARRGIAPAGIVTLKPDEVVIVGCVIGGVPSMTGISEEAFNTLRTGDKAELRVDRNYAELLVEEL
- a CDS encoding CCDC158 family protein, with protein sequence MSFLRKPKEREESTEKILVEIQSALNSIDRRLSAIPESLQEPLRAPLRTLQAQVQASLEELRGMLADTIELLQNQQSAIESLSKLSDLPADLEEMMSRLSITLKAIDEIKAETGKLDQLNEITRELQGLRKPIEELAAAAGKLEELKKVISELESISETHGLLRESLDNIAKLLEGLSTTFANSENLVKSLMEETQKYTKLVEEYSQLSAKAESLSKQVKELEEMRIRLEEKEKILLQREQALTPLFEQLNKAVSRIPEVGDLVKYIEFLKQKETELNTKQIELERKENEIKLFANKVAAESDELRKLRIELAELQKKLKSWEEDLMRREKTYSEKMEELARLERDLSEKERRVSALISRYEELSRQVAQKEAELKKLNDEIALREKRIREELEPYRDKLIKENERLVEWEKRLLEKERELVGYQRMVASKESALIELRERLEARQLELDSREKALQDKLKRLAELENMVQQMERENVSLREELKKREEEIQRLRELCGK
- the udg gene encoding type-4 uracil-DNA glycosylase; its protein translation is MPSSSSRNCEEIKRELEKIAEEIRVCTRCPLHLNRTNAVPGEGDPCSGVVFIGEAPGQSEDVQGRPFVGSAGQLLTQLLSSNGISRESVFITNVVKCRPPGNREPREEEIKACLPYLRRQLEAIKPRVIITLGRHSTRTVLGMHGRAVNSIMGVRGREFMVEESWGSLVVFPTLHPAAALYNPGMRSSLEDDFKRISRIIKGEETKGQKTLDSFFAKY
- a CDS encoding aconitase X catalytic domain-containing protein, with product MYLDPEEEKMLDGEYGEAIAMAMKTVLRVAEALKAERLVRVKNAHISGISYKNIGDEGLQFLEELAAKGGRVSVPSSMNPAGLDLAQWRNMGVDKGYFEKQMRIINALAALGIKPTLTCTPYLYEDISYGDHLAWSESNAVLYANSIIGARSNRDGGPLALFEAIVGRAPLAGLHVESNRRPELVIDFTSVSKEVEEQNMYSVAGLLVGALTGNRVPLVRGLKLSKERLDYIKLFLAAVGATGGTGLVLIEGTSPENYPASGVDTIKVDFKMLRETLDNYSGADEGAIVLGCPHLSLDEIMDIISRLPENGTATRKIFLYTSREVYEALSAYMPRLREKNVYVFADTCMVVSPLNIYAGKEVITDSGKAAFYLKAQGYKVKLVSRQKAIEMAFT